The DNA region CTAAAAGCGGTATACCATCTAAAATAAGTTTTCCTCTCTGTGGATGTAACAATGAAAGCATTATATTGGCTGCAGTTGATTTACCGCTTCCTGAAGGCCCAACAAAAGCAACACGCGAACCAACTGGAATGTCTATATTTATACCCTTAAGGACTGAATTGTCAGATGAAGGGTATGAGTAGTGCACATTTGAAAGACTGATTGATCTTTTGGGGAAAATACCCTCGGCACATGAAATTGTAGATTTTATGTTAGTAGAGTTAAAAGTATTGGTATTATTTAGGAGTGACAAAATATTTTTGATTTCAGGCAGTCCACCCCTGAGTATCGAGATGGATGCAAAAAGATCCTGCAAGGGCTTTGCAAGCCTCAAAGCACCTACCGACAAAATTGACAAAAACGGGAGAATTTCAATGATCTTTTCTTGTTGCCCGGAAAGAATTTGTGGCAAAACCCCTACCAAAAAAATCGCCGATATACCCAAGGGTTCGATAAATAATCTTGGAATTTCGGGAAGTACAACTGTGTCAACCACAGACTTTTTATAAATTTGCGTAGAGCCTATATATCGATTGATAAAGTATTCTTCGTTTAATCCAAGCTTTAAATCAGCAACTGATCCAAGTGATTCAAAAAAACTCTTGGTATATTTTTCTCTATTGATAATTTTTCGCTTAGATGCAAAGCGAAGCTTTGGTGTTATAAAATAGGATAGGGCCACATACATCAGAAGCATAGTTAATATTAAGGCGAAAGATGCTCCACCCCCTACATATAAAATTCCAGCAATCAACATAACTATACTAATTATGCAGCTAATTGCTCTCAATGCTGGGGTAAGTATATCTCGAAGAAGCGCTTCTAAGTTAGATAATAGATCTGAAGCAAGAGATGTTATACTTCCTGAAAGGTGACGTTCATATGGCTGCTCAAGAATCTGCCTAAAAATACGGCATGAAAGATTAAGCCATATTTCTCCAGCAAGATTTTCTTGCATGAAACGGAGTGTTAGCCGAACAGCTGACTGCAACCAATTTACTAAGATA from Synechococcus sp. MU1643 includes:
- a CDS encoding ABC transporter ATP-binding protein; the encoded protein is MQNVFTSRTLVGLRQLINYVEPNVLSRVWLIFPVSILSGFLDFAAVAVIGRLTGSLVGSDLGNLLPGIKVFGASVYEQSLWLIAIFILVNWLQSAVRLTLRFMQENLAGEIWLNLSCRIFRQILEQPYERHLSGSITSLASDLLSNLEALLRDILTPALRAISCIISIVMLIAGILYVGGGASFALILTMLLMYVALSYFITPKLRFASKRKIINREKYTKSFFESLGSVADLKLGLNEEYFINRYIGSTQIYKKSVVDTVVLPEIPRLFIEPLGISAIFLVGVLPQILSGQQEKIIEILPFLSILSVGALRLAKPLQDLFASISILRGGLPEIKNILSLLNNTNTFNSTNIKSTISCAEGIFPKRSISLSNVHYSYPSSDNSVLKGINIDIPVGSRVAFVGPSGSGKSTAANIMLSLLHPQRGKLILDGIPLLESEISAWHTCCAKVPQSIQLLSDSIISNVAFGQALEKVDEDKVWDALAAAQLDEIVSELSYGLYTPIGDNGISLSGGQRQRLALARAFYRQAKFLILDEATSALDNRTESEVMQSLEIIGRRCTTLVIAHRLSTIKKCDRIYEFLDGKIVACGQFDQLRETSSNFRSMIELQSFDGLC